The stretch of DNA ACAACCACTCCGGCCTGCTCATTAATTTTCTCGTGCTCTTTCTTGATCTTTTCACCGTTTTTTGTCACCATTATTCGGCCTGTTTTCTCGACCTCgtgctttctctttctttcgcTGCTCATTACTAATTTTCGTCTTGTTATTCGAGGTCATTCTTGCTCTTTCTCCCGCTGTTCTGACAGTTTGTCACTGATATTTCATTTTGGCCTGTTTTCTCGTGCTCTCAGTTGCTCTCTTTCACGTTGAGCATCGCTTACTTGTTGTCGCCTGCTTGCtagtattttttctcttttcctttgtaTTCTTTCATCGTTGTGTCACATATTTTGGGATTTTTTGGTTGTCTTAaaaatttttgcttgttttactaAAACGCAGAGTCAAATGCAGTACGCTGgccatgcaacttcccgccaaaaaaatCGCGGGTTCCAGCCTACGCagcttcccgccaaaaaacacGGGTTCCGGTTGTACGAGTAAGGAGGTAAGGACGGACCATGGTTCTCCTCACGCGCGGCTTCGGTGAACAAAGTAATCAAAAAACCAAGAAGGATATTTTGTAAAATACGGCCTGGACTAAGTTTGAAATGTACCTAAAAAATTCAGTgcagtacatgtaccttaaaaATTGATATAGATATATTCGGAAGAATTCATAAAGGATATTTCCATTTCAAATACTTCTAGTTGAAGATCTTGCATGAATCTGTcaaaaaataaaggtaaaattaaaatgttttatttatttctttgatcgtgagcgggcgaagttgagcgggcggtatcctgagaatcctgcaatctgattggttccgggaccacggtcatggtaaccaactacgctaagcgcagagtgaagttgcgaactgaaagagcgaagtttcaatttgtcttaattgttttttgcaatagagtagtgttattgttcaactttctcaattcattttatacaataatacaatacatacttaattgaccgctccccataggggcttttcagggccaatgaaacacaacgaaacgacagaacagaacaacaacaactgttaagaatcccaactggctggaggcaaaccagttggctatttacaagtgcggctgggaagttgaaccagggaataccacgatcaaattcaacgagtggtcagagcgggtcttgaagccgggatctccggatctcaatgcaagcgccctaaccactgggccacactgttttaccctaaccactggaccacaacTACATTTGTTGACACAAAGAAAGTGCGGcatacggggttttattcacaagttgtttgtgtcaaaaacccgaacaaGCGAGGAACGAGcaagtgagggtttttgacacaaacaatgtgtgaataaaaccccgtacaaagcactttctatgtcgtgaactgtttattacatatAAGACgaaaattttcattaaaatagttttctaaacgcaaattagaaacaaaaactcactgacaatagaaccaaatgcaaatttaatttaattcaataacaaagtacgatttgcacgagatgcacgagatgcacgagtgattggcatggaaacgcctttacgctatcgttgattggttatacttccacatgtgaaatagctgtacgccactctgattggctgtataagccttttccacatgtgaaaataaagcgtatagatttgtacaaatgagctttatggaataaaattctcatgttatgtgtaataaatattcTTAGGAAACTGTATCAAGGTTTAATGAATGTTACGTATGATCCTCCTTCCTCGATCCCACAAGAATTTGACAGTTAGGATATAAATTACATTTAACAAAAGTACTTGTTATGGTATTTTTCTACTTGAGATTACACCTTTTATGCACTTTACAAGGAGAGTTAAGTTGATAAAACTCATAGATATCTGTACCACGACAGAGACAACAAGATGCATTAAGCTTGGTTCACACGTACGACGCATATGGAAACAAACTAAGTACAATCTTCCAATGCAAATGCAAGGGAAGTAAGTCACGCAGGCGCAGTTCAAGTCCTCTTTCCATTTCTATTTATCTTATCGGCTTTTTGAAACATTTGCTTGCAATATTCGAAcagtttcacaagtttatttcacaCAAACAACATGGAAAATGTTGcctgaaaagctaaaatttagCTGGCCAGACAGTGGACCATACTGTAGaatacagcccgctaaattagccaatcatggctcatgtactatctgagagatatgaTAAATGCCTTTTTAGAAATCACACACGTGAGACCTTCTTCACATAGTTGCACTTTTGCAAAAATAGCCAAGACTAAAACATACTTGCTGAATTGCTGAACGGTTAGCTGACCAGTTCCTCTTGAACCAAAGAAATGCATTTTAAGTGTGGTGTTACTGAGAAAGTCATCCCTCTTCCTCTCTCCTTTATGTATAGCCTAAGAAACAGTAATTTTGTACACATGTTATGTACAGTTAGCAGAGAGATCCATAAGtaagtttcaaagaaaattagtcATGTGATGGGTGCAATATGAAGCAACACCtctgttttaaaaataaaagatttcaaCAGCCAACAGCAAAGGGAATAGGTAAGTCACATCTCAATCccattcatttttatttcattttcatattttattggacacgaataaaaataaaataatcaaaCAGCAATCAAAGGGGGAACAGCCAACTGGAAACTCATGGGATGTGTATCCTTATTATCTTATATGACATTTGCATGGAAATATTCATATCAAACTTACCAGTCATGCAAGTCCATTATTCTTACTTAAGATAACATgtcttgacaatttttttcagtgaaatgcAGTAGGTTAAATGTCAGTTACATGTAGGATAATTACCATTGACTTTGCAGAAGATTTTTTATTTACCATATCCTCAAACTATGAAATAAAACAtgaataaatacatgtattagTATTTTAGCTCTTACTGACCATTACTGGTATCAGGCTCCCTCTTAACTTTCATCTCTACCCAGCATCAGCCAGTATTACAAACTCCCAGGTAATCTACTGTAACTTGAGCTCCAAGAGGACAGAAATGTTAATCAAGAACTATTGTTGAGTAATTCAGTCCCCATGTGTTGTTGTTTACAGTTGAACTTTTACATGAACGTTCAATAACGATTACAAGTAATTAGCTTTCATCGACTGCTGTAGCCCTGATCATAGTAATGACTTGTCTTGTGACCTGAGAACTACTATTATGAGccactttaattaattaaccctttgacacccaaaccggcctaaccgtctaacgccagacgattttacttgtcagtggggaacccccagTAGTTAATGGGTAAAAACGTCAGAGAGCCATGAAAAGTGgtttaaaaaagcatttttgtGCTCTAGATTTTATTTGGATCAAAAACCAAGTTTGATCTGTTTTAAGTCCTGAGAAGTACAATGTATATAAAACCTGCAGGTTTATAAAAACTAGCTGACTGCCAAAAAGATGACCACCAACTTGTGTTCTCTTGGTGGAGACTGCCAGAGATCCAACCCTCCTGTTTTGGCTGGAAACCTCCCCTTTTAGGGCAAATCTCTCCGGCCTCCCATTTTCGCTTAATAATGTTTTCTTTGGTTAACCAGCCTTTTTAACACAAttctttgctgtttttctgTGGTTTCTCAGTCATTTTTACCCTTTTGGCATTCTGGCATGAGCTTGTGGTAAATTTGGGTGCTGTAATGCACTAGATTGCCTTGActttttgactttatttgtggGATCAATAGGTCTTAGCTTTCACTGCCTGTTAAAAAACTCTAAAGACTACTATTTTCCGTTAACTGTGATCTCAAAATGCGGGAAATGGCATCTTAGAGGCACACATCAGTTATTCTTAATTATTTGTccctgggggagcatgcccctggAACCCCGCTAGACACTTCCTCCTGTGGTACTCATGGGCACAGCTATGCCACCCCTAAAACCTCCCCTTTTTACTTGACAGGGTTGGAATCACTGGGCTACTATTCTTCTCTGTGGATAAGGGAATAGTTCATTTTCCTTACTTTTTCCCAGCTATGTCACAGTAATATTGTACTATCCAAACAATTTTCTTCACTGTGAAACCTAATATAACAACCAATGCCACCTTGTAGAGTGAAAATGTATCCTCTTTGTCCCATCTTgtcacttttgggtaaatgtaattttagcgaccccaacttagtcactttcagtttatgcataaaccttacataaagacttttacatgtatttgtgatttcaaaacggaatgtaaAGTGACTAGTAAATATGAATCAACAGCgctacagttctttctgtaacaacttttttaCTGCAAATCTTTCCATTTGCaaccccattctagtaactctgtctggaactctgttgaaaatgcaaccccattatagtcaatccagttATGAAAATGCAACCCAATCCAGCGGCACACCCTCATTCGCCCATTAATAGGAagtaccctcccccccccccccgggaaatAAATTACATTATTTCTGTACATGCCTTTAAAATTCTTTCACTCCTCAGATCAACTTTATAAATTTTACTAcatctaacaccagatgatgtttatgtacatgtacaccatAACTCACTGGGGCAGAAGGGGTGTAGCTTAGTAAAGGTAGATGTTAGAGCACAGTTTATTATTCACAATTCAAGGACAATGTTTTAAGTCACATCAGTACATTCATCATTCTTCAAACCAAAGTAGCAACAGATGGTGCCTGGTACTCAAAACACATTTCCCAAGGTAAAAACACTGGCATGTCTTTTTTACATTTAATGTGaaatgaaatatgaaatttACCATTCACAATAAAAAAACCTCTCCCAActgcacagtggtgagagcactcacctcccaccaatctggcctgggtttgattcccaaacTCGGCATCATACCTGGTTTGAGATTGTTGGTTTTTttccaggtactctggttttcccctctcctctaaaaccaatatttgacttcatttgcgttaattgttaatttcagtttacagtgtccccaattagtactccagcgctagaacaactagatacttaaatgaagttcctttcctttcctttcctcttaTACGTGAACTGATCAAAGCTTACCACAAAAAACTCATCTTTACAAAGCCGTCCATTTCCATCCTTGTCCAACATCTTAAAAGCAATTTCCAAGCCTCTTTGTGACTCTGGAgaacacaaaatttaaaaaaagcatgGAGTAAGATTTATTTAGGTGAACTGGAAATGAAATCTTTGAACACCAAGATTTTAATCAATTATCATCTGATGTTGGACTTGAAATCAGAGGCTTACTTGTAAGAATTGTCAAAAGGAACAAATATTCTGAGAATGTGATTATGCCTGCAGAAAAAAAACCAGAGCATGTGcttacaaaattaaaatataatataCCTGTACatgaaatcaatcaatcaaccaacaGCTACAAATAGaacatcaaattctaaaatgtttCGAGAATATGGAAGTACCATTCTCTTGCAAAGTCCGAAAAAACTTCCGTGATCCTTTTGATATTCGTGGAGTACTTTTCACCGTTTGGGAAACAACCTTTGAAAAGTGAGATTACAAATACTGTAACAGTTATAAAGGAAACACTGGTTGGTACATTAATCACTATAAAAACATCATAATTGAGACATTTTTCAGgaatttttaaagaacattttaaagaacTCAAGGTAATACTTACTGTATCTGGCAAGGATCTTTTGCGACTCCACCCTACCACAAAGAAAGATACTTAAGTGAATTCATGATCGTCACTATAGTTCCAAGTCACAAGGCCCCAAATTCTGAAGTTCCTTCCTGGATCAGACATAGTTTAGGCACTCCTGTCTAGTGTATATCACGAGTGATCCAATGTTATTACAAGTGTCCTTTCATATGCCACCCATTTGCTAAAAAGGAGGAAAAGGACCTGCCCATTTATAGTTATAATTAGTATCCTTTTCTTCTAATAAGGTGTAATGGGTGTCAGGTAAAgtgcggataacacaaactgaggccatGATAATTATCACTATCGTGCGAAAACTGAATccaataactgttttattatgaatattcctgagctgagctccgccaagACCAAAATTGATCAAACTGCAGGTTAGTGtattaggtgacgtcacttctgtatgcataaaactattgtctgaaggtatgacgtcaattctacatatatagaATCTactgtctgtaggtatgacagaagagaaacagagcaagcaagaattagctgcgtgtttatagccaatcagaagcgagcTGGTGacaacaatgtataataatatgtGTTAAGCCGATGAATAAGAGATTATTTTGTTATTCCAGTTACAAACAAGGTgatattttgcttcaattttaccTACaaattagacctaaacaagagcttttaggccaaaggttaactttaaagaaagtttaggtttgtttctgtattggtaaaacagagcCCTTCCCCAACCACCCTCCCCCTCCCCACAACTCATTTTCCCTTTGAATGATCACCTTGCGAGCTCCGGTGCATAACAGATTCTAGAAAATCAGCGGGTGTCATCAAGAACTGTCCATACGCTTCAATGGTCGCAAACTGATCAAACCTTGTCTTTCGCGGAGTTTGCCCCTGATCACCAGATTTAGCTAGAACAACATTGTGAACAGACGACGTTCGGATGTGGCCTGCTGACTTCCAAAGCAGGCAACATCCGGCCACTCCACCAACTCCGACAGCCGTGATACGAAGCAGGGAGGTTTTACTCGCTAACGAGGAGAACATAGCTTGAAAGAACGATCGAATGTAGTTTCCCGTCAGCTTTTATAACCAAATGTCCGCACATTTAAAGGAAATACACATTCTTCGAGGTTAGAATTCAGGTGAGAATtggtaaataaaatattattgcaAAGACTGGGCTCTAAAAGTGACTGCTGGCCACTGGCCAGTCGGCGTTGTTGTCCTGGAACCAAGACGAGGCTTAGCTGGATTGGCACAAAGTTGTGGATTTTCCGCCGTAACAGTTCAAGGAACCGTTCGGAtctttcctttttctgtttcCTGTCGGAAGAGTAGTGTAGAAGATTTTGGAAGGacttgtttgttatttatttgtttgagctgGTTGAGGAAGACgctttggcagctattcagctgatgtgtctgatgtggacctgctctacccacccacccatacactcacaaaggacagccacaacaccggtgaccgtcatcccctactcttcacgAATAGTATCCgagttctttaacgtcccacagggaacttatgaacatggaagatatttgtgagataTATTCCTTATCTGATAAGACTTGAActgagtctaaccatttgcagatgaatttACAAAGACATAATTTTTTCCTCAGTTAacgttattttaagatcctgagtgttgatccggccgtgGTTCCAACCCGCAAgctcccgcgtgacagtccgatgctcaaccaactgagtcaccgGTTCACGACGCAGTAGATGAAGTCACGGTGATCTCGATCGAATTGCAGCGCACATGTGGAAGACTGAGGTCTTATTCCTGGCGAattactgaaacatttcaattcCTCGACTACGGGCGTAGCGTGGTTTTTCCGTTTAGGTACGCACGGGAGGGCGAAGTGAAACGAGCGGCGAAGAGCCTTTAAGGGGGCTCTGGGGGTATGTTCCCCCGAAACATTTAAATTATTGGGGCCTTGGAAATGTCATTTCCCATGTTCTCCACGGGAAGGTTTCGTAAATCAAAGCATTTTGCCGCATGGCATCATCGCGATTGGCTAGTAAATAATTGATATGTTCACTTTTAAAAAGAAGCGACTTTTTGAAACATTTAGCTATAAAGTATTGCAAAAAAacgtttcttaaaaacatttaagaaatttcgtaaaaaatttttaaaaagacacgGCTAAAAAATACACAGTGTGAATATTCTATcaatacaagaaaaaacaatagttcattagGAAAAAAGGTGACATAAAAATATGCTACAA from Montipora capricornis isolate CH-2021 chromosome 9, ASM3666992v2, whole genome shotgun sequence encodes:
- the LOC138017837 gene encoding calcium uptake protein 3, mitochondrial-like gives rise to the protein MFSSLASKTSLLRITAVGVGGVAGCCLLWKSAGHIRTSSVHNVVLAKSGDQGQTPRKTRFDQFATIEAYGQFLMTPADFLESVMHRSSQGWSRKRSLPDTVVSQTVKSTPRISKGSRKFFRTLQENGIITFSEYLFLLTILTKSQRGLEIAFKMLDKDGNGRLCKDEFFVFEDMVNKKSSAKSMAIHKGERKRDDFLSNTTLKMHFFGSRGTGQLTVQQFSKFMQDLQLEVFEMEFMEYSRGMPTIPEESFARLLLRYTSLEEEEVEKYLHRLNSRLRHRKGITLEQFLNFAMFLNNLEDFSLVMKIYSIAGQAVTQEEFQRAVHISTGQMLHPYVVYTVFQLFDKDGDGKLSYSEFIDLMKDRVQRGLGTSSTEKQGWQGFKKCVKKEMSL